In the genome of Streptomyces fagopyri, the window AGGCCAGGGTGTAGCCGCGGTCCAGAAGGTCGGCGATCTGCCGCAGCCGGGCCAGATGCGCGTCCGCGTACACGTTGGCGCGGCCTCGCCGCTCGGGGCGGGGGAGCAGCCCGCGGTCCTGATAGGCGCGGATCGTCCGGACCGTGGCGCCGCTGTGGTGTGCCAGGTCCTCGATGCGGTACACGGCACCGACCGGCTCGTCGCTCACCGCTGCCTGCCTTCCCGGCCTCCCGGGCCGTTACGAGACTGCCGTGCGTCCCAGCGCCCCCGCCGCCGTCCGTGCCGCCGTCCGTGCCCCTGTCCGTGCCGCGGGCGACCGCGCCAGCTGGGCGACGGCCCCGCGCGGCGGGCCCTCCTGCGAGGGATGGTACGACCGCCGCGGACAGCGGGGTACAGCCGCGCCGAGTTCCTTCCCTGTGGTCAACAGGCCCTTGCGCACAGCACTGTTGTGGGCCGCGAGCGAAGAGTGGGCCCGCTCGGCGAGCTGCGCGCCGTGACGCAGGAGACGGACGGCGCCCCACGCCCGGAGGCGGAGCATCGTCGGCGCGGTGACCGCCGTGCCCGCGACCCGGCGGGCGTACCGGCGCGGGCCCTGGCCACCGCGGTGCTGGTACATGGCGAAGGCGACCGCACGGTGCTCGACCTCCTCCGCGCCGTGCCGGCGCACCGCCCCCCTGCCGGCAGCAGCGGGTGCGGCACGTCGATGACGTGGGTGGTGGTCGGCTCGTCCGGTATCCGGTGCGGCGGGGTCCGCTCCCGGTCGGAGGAGACCCGTCGCGGGGCGATCGCGTGCTCCTCGCTCACGGCGGCGGCTCCATGCTCACAGCGGCGGCTCCATCCGCGCGACCGCGCGCAGCGCCCTCGGCGCGAACCGCGCCATCAGGCGGGCGCCGCGCGCCTCCGGGGTCACGGGAACGACCGCCTGATTGCGGACCACCGCGCGCAGGATCGCGTCGGCCACCTTCTCCGGCGGGTAGTTGCGCAGCCCGTAGAGCCGCGCCGCCCTCTTCCGCCGGCGATTCTCCTCGGTGGCGTCGACCCCGGCGAAGTGCGCGGTCGAGGTGATGTTCGTGTTGACGAAGCCGGGGCAGATCGCCGAGACCCCGATGCCCTGGCCGGCCAGCTCCGCGCGCAGGCACTCGCTGAGCATCAGGACGGCCGCCTTGGAGGTGCTGTAGGCGGGCAGCGCCTTCGAGGGCTGGTACGCCGCCGCCGACGCGGTGTTGACGATGTGACCGCCCTGCCCGCGCTCGGCCATCTGCCTCCCGAAGAGCCGGCAGCCGTGGATGACGCCCCACAGGTTGGCGTCGAGGACC includes:
- a CDS encoding metal-dependent hydrolase, with protein sequence MRRHGAEEVEHRAVAFAMYQHRGGQGPRRYARRVAGTAVTAPTMLRLRAWGAVRLLRHGAQLAERAHSSLAAHNSAVRKGLLTTGKELGAAVPRCPRRSYHPSQEGPPRGAVAQLARSPAARTGARTAARTAAGALGRTAVS